Proteins encoded together in one Rubripirellula reticaptiva window:
- a CDS encoding FAD:protein FMN transferase, translating into MKSDPQDTSGPLKSSRPLPRSASTSGRESLLTHVSHRAMATDFVVMLPEHAADGVEVVLEALEMLDSIEASLTIYKANGEVSRLNRDGAFKPVKMSGATFRLLEKSILWSQRTSGAFDITAGPLVEAWGFTRRNGSKPTAEEIQTARDLVGFNKILLDPHNQTAQLATAGMTINLGAIGKGDALDRLAAHLKKSGVADFLIHGGNSSLIAAGDQDHDSGRGWAVGIAHPTKPKRRLCGLYLKDRALATSGSGKQFFHHQGRRFGHVIDPRTGYPAGDLASLTILMESAADADAAATGLFVMGSHAIGEITEPWIQCPMILAATGRRQDEVDVSTVGQIDWIDPPAESESDG; encoded by the coding sequence ATGAAATCCGATCCCCAAGACACTTCTGGTCCGCTGAAAAGTTCTCGTCCATTGCCCCGGTCCGCCAGCACTTCGGGTCGCGAATCCCTGCTGACTCACGTCTCCCACCGCGCGATGGCAACGGATTTCGTGGTCATGCTGCCTGAGCATGCCGCCGATGGCGTCGAAGTCGTGCTCGAGGCACTTGAGATGCTTGATTCAATCGAGGCTTCGCTAACGATCTACAAAGCCAACGGCGAAGTTTCGCGGCTAAACCGCGACGGTGCTTTCAAGCCCGTAAAGATGTCCGGTGCGACATTCCGATTGCTGGAAAAGTCGATTTTGTGGAGCCAGCGAACGTCTGGCGCGTTCGACATCACCGCAGGCCCCCTGGTTGAGGCATGGGGATTCACACGCCGAAACGGCAGCAAACCGACGGCAGAAGAAATCCAGACAGCTCGCGATTTGGTCGGATTTAACAAAATACTGCTGGACCCTCACAACCAAACGGCCCAACTTGCGACTGCTGGAATGACGATCAACCTGGGCGCGATCGGCAAGGGCGACGCCTTGGACCGACTGGCCGCCCATCTGAAAAAGTCTGGCGTCGCCGATTTCTTAATCCATGGCGGAAACAGCAGCCTGATCGCGGCTGGCGACCAGGACCACGACTCTGGCCGAGGCTGGGCCGTCGGGATTGCTCATCCGACGAAACCCAAACGGCGATTATGCGGCCTCTACCTAAAAGACCGAGCACTTGCGACAAGTGGCTCGGGAAAACAGTTTTTTCACCACCAGGGCCGCCGATTTGGACACGTGATCGATCCCCGAACGGGCTATCCGGCCGGCGATCTAGCCTCGTTGACCATTTTGATGGAGTCGGCAGCCGACGCCGACGCGGCGGCGACGGGGTTATTCGTCATGGGCAGCCATGCAATCGGCGAAATCACCGAACCCTGGATCCAGTGCCCGATGATCCTGGCAGCCACCGGCCGACGGCAAGACGAGGTCGACGTGTCCACGGTTGGACAGATTGACTGGATTGACCCGCCCGCGGAAAGCGAATCCGACGGCTAG
- a CDS encoding sensor histidine kinase: MLEDSDATEPAASIVTASEIIEADRASIAGEIHDALVPYLFAASASIGRLKAEIDAPADSPSAKRIDQLAELVDQAMAVSRQILTSTYPPELVGTLWARAARDTLGRLFGDSSVTVDWQLSADVNEVTEPVAVVCYRIVIEAVRNAIRHGKATRVEVVGRSFAGHHVITVADDGCGFDTEAVPSGHFGIKSMRGRAQIIGAKLEIESAPGESTVVRLQVPSHV, translated from the coding sequence ATGTTGGAAGACTCGGACGCGACTGAACCGGCGGCAAGCATTGTCACCGCAAGCGAAATAATCGAGGCGGACCGAGCAAGTATCGCTGGCGAGATCCACGATGCGTTGGTGCCTTATCTGTTTGCGGCATCAGCAAGCATTGGCCGGCTGAAGGCTGAAATCGACGCGCCCGCCGATTCGCCATCCGCGAAACGAATCGACCAGCTAGCTGAACTGGTTGATCAAGCGATGGCCGTCAGTCGCCAAATCTTGACGTCGACGTATCCGCCGGAACTCGTCGGTACCCTTTGGGCACGAGCCGCCCGCGACACGCTAGGTCGGCTTTTTGGCGATTCGAGCGTCACGGTTGACTGGCAATTGTCGGCCGATGTGAACGAAGTTACTGAGCCGGTTGCGGTGGTTTGTTACCGAATCGTCATCGAGGCAGTTAGGAACGCGATCCGCCATGGCAAAGCCACTCGCGTTGAAGTCGTTGGTCGATCATTTGCTGGCCATCATGTCATCACCGTCGCCGACGACGGCTGCGGTTTTGACACTGAGGCCGTTCCGTCAGGCCATTTCGGCATCAAGTCGATGCGAGGCCGCGCCCAAATTATCGGTGCAAAGCTCGAGATCGAGTCCGCGCCCGGCGAATCGACCGTCGTTCGTTTGCAGGTCCCGAGCCACGTCTGA
- a CDS encoding STAS domain-containing protein — protein MAAITTQNASEILVVGFTDSKILDSQRIEQVGRELQEVVPQAIHKKLLLNFRGVSFMSSAMITKLVMLNKGCKAQGVNLKFCEVSPNVMEVFKITKLNKLFDIQEGEEKALASFDKKGWFG, from the coding sequence ATGGCCGCCATTACCACCCAGAACGCAAGCGAGATCTTGGTTGTTGGATTCACCGATAGCAAGATTCTTGATAGCCAACGAATCGAACAAGTTGGGCGCGAACTGCAAGAAGTCGTGCCTCAGGCGATCCACAAGAAATTGCTGCTAAACTTTCGCGGCGTTTCCTTCATGTCGTCAGCAATGATCACCAAACTGGTCATGCTGAACAAAGGCTGCAAGGCGCAGGGGGTCAACCTGAAGTTTTGCGAAGTGTCGCCTAACGTGATGGAAGTCTTCAAAATTACGAAGCTGAACAAGCTGTTCGACATCCAGGAAGGCGAAGAAAAGGCGCTGGCCAGCTTCGACAAAAAAGGATGGTTCGGTTAA
- a CDS encoding ATP-binding protein, which produces MISTVADAAVSNPFCTRFVRPGAIPYRFSIGDERAQLDAIVDRLGQSRCGLIVGPHGTGKSTLVAEVVRRFESERVAVAPLQLCVSPSMTFLSRIRYRYTAARRVRQAQVSLASGGLLVVDGAEQLSRWAWCGLLRSARRRNQIMLATSHHDFPGATTLHRTGNSRSLIQELTESLIADSSDEIADRVSAELSRRQLSKSTNVRDLWFDLYDVVQS; this is translated from the coding sequence GTGATTTCGACCGTCGCGGATGCTGCGGTGTCCAACCCGTTTTGTACTCGGTTCGTTCGCCCCGGTGCGATTCCCTATCGATTTAGCATCGGCGACGAACGTGCCCAACTGGATGCGATCGTCGATCGACTAGGGCAATCTAGGTGTGGCTTGATTGTCGGTCCGCATGGCACAGGCAAGAGTACGTTGGTGGCGGAAGTCGTGCGTCGGTTCGAATCAGAGCGAGTTGCCGTTGCTCCGCTGCAATTGTGTGTCTCGCCGTCGATGACATTTCTTTCGCGGATTCGGTACCGCTACACGGCGGCGCGGCGGGTGCGGCAAGCTCAAGTCTCGCTTGCCAGTGGCGGACTGCTGGTTGTGGATGGGGCCGAGCAATTAAGTCGATGGGCGTGGTGCGGCTTGTTGAGGTCGGCAAGGCGTCGCAATCAAATCATGTTGGCAACCAGTCACCATGATTTTCCAGGCGCAACTACCCTACACCGCACTGGTAACAGTCGCTCGTTGATCCAGGAACTTACCGAATCGTTGATAGCCGATTCGTCTGACGAGATTGCTGACCGTGTCAGCGCAGAACTGTCGCGTCGCCAGCTAAGCAAGTCCACCAACGTGCGAGACCTGTGGTTCGACTTGTACGATGTCGTACAGTCCTAG
- a CDS encoding DNA-directed RNA polymerase subunit alpha C-terminal domain-containing protein: MTRIPLSRVEEESRLRSERLDLSIAEMELSVRTTNCLEETGILTVRDLLNATPRRLLSISNFGEKTLDEVYAALESLGFYRPGRQAARV; the protein is encoded by the coding sequence ATGACCCGCATTCCGCTGAGCCGCGTTGAAGAAGAGTCGCGTTTGCGTAGCGAACGTTTGGATTTAAGCATCGCCGAAATGGAGTTGTCCGTTCGGACCACCAATTGTCTCGAAGAGACCGGCATTTTGACAGTTCGCGATTTGCTCAACGCGACACCTCGCCGTTTGCTGTCGATCAGCAACTTTGGCGAAAAGACACTCGACGAAGTTTATGCCGCTCTCGAGTCGCTCGGCTTCTATCGCCCCGGTCGCCAAGCGGCACGGGTCTAA
- a CDS encoding polysaccharide biosynthesis/export family protein: MPSNALSPDGLRRFVMVGLLAGVTLSSTGCSSLGLSAIATGHLLIEPVVKQQSENQQTADRPSGMPNRSEPAGRYYVLGEVNSPGSFPLDERSTVLDGISAAGGLTGAGSTCEIHLTRSESPESVSAESARVKLPICYREIAQSGDSSTNYELQPGDRIYVTSRPSGQANQFNREGSAGLQNKRQIELTDLFEADTHDSAEPIAEPRRMPESVDLVVSLERAEQASVSHTSQATSRFQPMWVTPAGQ; encoded by the coding sequence ATGCCTTCAAATGCACTCAGTCCTGATGGACTACGTCGCTTCGTGATGGTGGGGCTGTTGGCTGGTGTGACGCTGTCGTCAACCGGATGCAGCAGTTTGGGGCTGTCGGCGATCGCAACTGGGCATCTCTTGATCGAGCCCGTCGTAAAGCAGCAGTCCGAAAATCAGCAAACAGCGGATCGGCCATCAGGCATGCCGAACAGATCCGAGCCCGCCGGCCGATATTACGTATTGGGCGAAGTCAATTCGCCGGGCAGCTTTCCGTTGGACGAGCGTTCGACGGTGCTCGACGGCATCTCTGCCGCAGGCGGTCTGACCGGTGCTGGGTCGACCTGCGAGATTCATTTGACCCGGTCGGAATCGCCTGAATCGGTGTCAGCCGAATCGGCCCGCGTGAAGCTGCCGATTTGTTACCGAGAGATCGCTCAGTCGGGTGACTCGTCGACGAACTATGAGCTTCAGCCGGGTGACCGAATCTACGTGACGTCTCGACCGTCTGGTCAGGCAAATCAGTTCAATCGCGAAGGCTCTGCTGGCTTACAGAATAAGCGGCAAATCGAACTGACTGATTTGTTTGAAGCCGACACACATGATTCGGCAGAGCCAATCGCCGAGCCACGTCGCATGCCGGAATCGGTGGACTTGGTTGTCTCACTGGAGCGTGCGGAACAAGCGTCCGTTAGCCACACTTCCCAGGCGACCAGTCGGTTCCAGCCAATGTGGGTCACGCCGGCTGGTCAGTAG
- the wecB gene encoding non-hydrolyzing UDP-N-acetylglucosamine 2-epimerase, which translates to MTDSRLPNRPLRPLIVFGTRPEAIKLCPVILECQKRPESIDAIVCSTGQHREMLAQVLGYFGITPDIDLGLMKPGQTLTGLTAACLQAVDGVIVDQKPDCVVVQGDTTTVMAAAMAAFYHRIPIVHVEAGLRTGDLTAPWPEEFNRRVAGIITELHCAPTNRSAEALRREGVPEANIRVTGNTVIDALLHTVEKERSDDAKWRQQYPAATADSVVLVTGHRRENFGPGLASILDAVAELARLHPETQFIYPVHLNPNVKGPVHERLAGLENVHLVPPADYPQFVWLMDRASVVLTDSGGVQEEAPSLGNAVLVTRDKTERPEAVDAGLAELVGTNRELIVRRVSESLAAVDGQSRDGKKSRVVENPYGDGKSSSRIVDWMLERWPGQQG; encoded by the coding sequence ATGACCGACTCACGACTCCCAAATCGCCCCCTTCGCCCATTAATCGTCTTTGGAACACGTCCCGAGGCCATTAAGTTGTGCCCGGTGATCTTGGAATGCCAAAAACGCCCTGAAAGCATCGATGCAATCGTTTGTTCGACCGGCCAGCACCGCGAAATGCTTGCTCAAGTGCTGGGTTACTTTGGGATCACGCCCGACATCGATCTGGGATTGATGAAGCCCGGCCAGACTCTGACGGGGCTGACCGCAGCTTGCTTGCAAGCTGTCGACGGTGTGATCGTTGATCAGAAACCCGACTGTGTCGTCGTCCAGGGTGACACGACGACGGTGATGGCAGCAGCCATGGCGGCGTTTTATCACCGGATACCGATCGTTCATGTCGAAGCTGGTTTGCGAACGGGTGATTTGACGGCTCCGTGGCCCGAAGAATTCAATCGGCGCGTCGCTGGAATCATCACTGAACTGCACTGCGCGCCGACCAATCGCAGCGCCGAAGCGTTGCGGCGGGAAGGCGTCCCCGAGGCGAATATCCGGGTGACAGGCAACACGGTCATCGACGCTCTTCTGCATACCGTCGAAAAAGAACGCAGCGACGATGCCAAGTGGCGCCAGCAGTATCCGGCGGCTACCGCCGACTCGGTTGTATTGGTCACCGGGCACCGACGCGAAAACTTTGGCCCTGGGCTGGCGTCGATTCTGGATGCGGTCGCTGAACTGGCCCGGTTGCATCCCGAAACTCAGTTCATCTATCCCGTTCACCTGAACCCGAACGTCAAGGGGCCCGTCCACGAGCGTTTGGCTGGTTTAGAAAACGTTCATTTGGTGCCACCAGCCGACTATCCGCAATTCGTGTGGTTGATGGACCGTGCCAGCGTCGTGTTGACGGATTCCGGCGGCGTCCAGGAAGAAGCCCCGTCGCTGGGGAACGCCGTGCTGGTGACTCGCGATAAAACCGAACGCCCCGAAGCCGTGGACGCCGGATTGGCGGAACTGGTTGGCACGAATCGCGAATTGATTGTCCGCCGGGTCAGCGAATCGCTAGCAGCTGTTGACGGGCAGTCTCGCGATGGCAAGAAGTCCAGGGTCGTCGAAAATCCGTACGGTGACGGCAAGTCGTCGTCCCGGATCGTTGACTGGATGTTGGAAAGGTGGCCGGGCCAGCAGGGCTGA
- the dnaX gene encoding DNA polymerase III subunit gamma/tau, giving the protein MADPASKDGAKDGDYVVVARRYRPRGFDELVGQDHVGRALKNAIETNRVGHAYLFTGARGVGKTSSARIFAKALNNPAGPTATPDNASDVAQAIDSGEDVDVIEIDGASNRGIDEIRSLRANVGVRPSRSRYKIYIIDEVHMLTGAAFNALLKTLEEPPEHVKFIFCTTDPEKLPITVLSRCQRFDFAPVEVSKIIGRLREICTAEGAVADDAALELIARRAAGSMRDSQSLLEQVLAFSDGSLDADQVHAMLGTADDIRLHALAGAMANRDAAQAMQQLDAAIDAGVDAGRLAEQLLGYFRDLMAVTVGCDPSLMRHTSASLHDELKQLGDAWGLQTVLAVVGLIDQTLVRIRMSVYSRVLLEATLIQICNLPDLQNIANLAAASASAARAAGSPSPAGEKKKLALSPRPPKPTAPAATAPPPSSPTPTAAQPETAGTQPPAAPEPSASEPASVATATLAKPTGQAMLLSAANANEIWLAAIERIEEVRQSLARQVDHAEYLGPGKLRLVFPGEAGLTMRRLDAPENRSALVDAVSEVIGEKAFLEFHAAPLKPRVAKVETSAPKQTRMQRMREIESNPLIRACVDAFGAEIVRVDRPK; this is encoded by the coding sequence ATGGCCGACCCCGCATCCAAAGACGGCGCCAAAGATGGCGACTACGTCGTTGTCGCCCGGCGATACCGACCTCGCGGTTTTGACGAACTGGTTGGACAAGACCACGTCGGACGCGCGCTCAAGAATGCGATTGAAACCAATCGTGTGGGGCACGCCTATCTGTTCACCGGTGCTCGCGGAGTCGGCAAGACTAGCTCTGCTCGGATTTTTGCCAAAGCGCTAAACAATCCCGCTGGTCCGACCGCCACCCCAGACAATGCGTCCGACGTCGCTCAAGCGATCGATTCGGGCGAAGACGTCGACGTGATCGAAATCGACGGTGCCAGCAACCGTGGTATTGATGAAATACGATCTCTGCGGGCCAACGTGGGCGTCCGCCCTAGCCGGTCCCGCTACAAAATCTACATCATCGACGAAGTTCACATGCTGACCGGTGCAGCGTTCAATGCGCTGCTCAAAACGCTGGAAGAACCCCCCGAACACGTCAAATTCATCTTCTGCACGACCGATCCAGAAAAGTTGCCGATCACCGTGCTGAGCCGTTGCCAACGGTTCGATTTCGCCCCTGTCGAAGTCTCCAAGATCATCGGCCGGCTTCGTGAAATCTGTACTGCCGAGGGTGCCGTCGCCGACGACGCCGCGTTGGAACTGATTGCTCGGCGAGCCGCCGGTTCGATGCGAGATAGCCAGTCCCTGCTGGAACAAGTGCTTGCGTTCAGCGACGGCTCGCTTGATGCCGATCAAGTCCACGCGATGCTGGGCACTGCAGACGACATTCGCCTGCACGCACTGGCCGGCGCGATGGCCAACCGCGATGCCGCCCAAGCGATGCAGCAACTCGACGCTGCCATCGATGCAGGCGTCGACGCGGGCAGACTAGCCGAACAATTGCTCGGCTACTTTCGCGACCTGATGGCAGTCACCGTCGGATGCGATCCATCGCTGATGCGGCACACCTCTGCCTCACTGCACGACGAACTGAAACAACTCGGCGATGCCTGGGGCTTGCAAACTGTATTGGCCGTTGTCGGCTTGATCGATCAAACGCTAGTTCGGATTCGAATGAGCGTTTATAGCCGGGTGTTGCTGGAAGCGACGTTGATCCAGATCTGCAATTTGCCAGATCTACAAAACATCGCAAACCTAGCCGCCGCTTCGGCATCTGCAGCACGCGCGGCCGGATCACCAAGCCCGGCAGGCGAAAAAAAAAAGCTAGCCCTTAGTCCGCGCCCACCCAAGCCCACGGCACCGGCCGCGACAGCCCCGCCGCCATCCAGCCCCACTCCCACTGCGGCGCAACCTGAAACCGCTGGAACACAACCACCCGCTGCACCGGAGCCATCGGCATCAGAACCGGCTTCGGTGGCAACCGCAACGCTTGCCAAACCAACCGGTCAAGCGATGCTGTTGTCGGCAGCGAACGCGAACGAGATTTGGCTGGCAGCCATCGAACGGATCGAAGAAGTCCGGCAATCGCTCGCAAGACAAGTTGACCACGCCGAATACCTTGGCCCCGGAAAGTTACGACTCGTCTTCCCGGGCGAAGCGGGTCTGACGATGCGCCGCTTGGACGCGCCGGAAAACCGATCCGCACTTGTTGATGCGGTTAGCGAAGTCATCGGCGAAAAAGCATTCTTAGAATTCCACGCGGCACCGCTAAAACCACGCGTGGCCAAAGTCGAAACGAGTGCCCCGAAACAGACGCGGATGCAACGGATGCGAGAAATCGAATCCAATCCGCTAATCCGAGCCTGCGTCGACGCTTTCGGCGCCGAAATCGTCCGCGTTGATCGCCCAAAGTAG
- a CDS encoding alkaline phosphatase family protein translates to MSRYFFCVLVIVSCFAPTFHASAKQPKVLTIGIDGLRSDAFIAAHTPNLDSLAANGMLSLATRVTSEAVPQSDTVSGPGWTTFLTGTWADRHGVTDNTFKGRDAKQAPHGFSLAKAIRPELRTASFLDWTPLQQFVTTDADINVVVTPNSKDKAASAWTIADQSLTLAAEPVLQHDDIDWVFVYLGSVDETGHGYGFHPSVPAYIAAIENVDRRVGKLVQSVTQRQTIANEDWLFLVSTDHGGEGTGHGGGRANPNVFNAPMIVSGDAAVHGNEVKRKKGEPVAATVDLVPLALTHLQVPIAARWQLAGRVDGWIKSTHP, encoded by the coding sequence ATGAGCCGCTATTTTTTCTGCGTGTTGGTGATCGTGAGTTGTTTTGCCCCGACATTCCACGCTAGTGCAAAGCAGCCGAAAGTCCTAACCATCGGCATCGACGGACTTCGCAGCGATGCGTTTATTGCTGCCCATACACCGAACTTGGACTCATTAGCTGCCAATGGCATGCTCTCCCTTGCGACGCGGGTGACTTCCGAAGCGGTCCCACAAAGCGACACGGTCAGCGGACCTGGCTGGACCACGTTCTTGACGGGCACTTGGGCGGATCGCCACGGTGTTACTGATAACACGTTCAAGGGACGCGATGCCAAGCAAGCGCCGCATGGTTTCAGTTTGGCCAAAGCGATCCGACCCGAACTCCGCACAGCGTCATTCCTCGACTGGACTCCGCTGCAACAGTTCGTCACGACGGATGCCGACATCAATGTTGTCGTCACACCAAATTCAAAAGACAAGGCGGCCTCGGCTTGGACAATTGCCGATCAATCGTTGACGCTTGCCGCCGAACCGGTGCTGCAACACGACGACATCGATTGGGTCTTCGTCTACCTAGGATCCGTTGACGAGACCGGACATGGCTATGGCTTCCACCCTTCGGTGCCAGCCTACATCGCGGCGATCGAAAATGTGGACCGCCGCGTTGGCAAGCTGGTGCAATCAGTAACGCAGCGCCAAACCATCGCCAACGAAGACTGGCTTTTCTTAGTCAGCACCGATCATGGTGGCGAAGGAACCGGCCACGGTGGTGGACGAGCAAACCCGAATGTGTTCAACGCTCCCATGATTGTTAGCGGCGACGCAGCGGTTCATGGCAACGAAGTCAAACGCAAAAAAGGCGAGCCTGTTGCGGCAACTGTCGACTTGGTCCCGCTTGCGCTAACCCATCTGCAAGTTCCAATCGCGGCCCGATGGCAACTCGCTGGCCGTGTTGATGGTTGGATCAAGTCAACGCATCCCTGA
- a CDS encoding transposase has protein sequence MTSQEGLPLEVIVSGANEHDVNFILPLVYLGLPRVGGRPGRPREYPNMVRADCGYTSKDVLVVLDATGIDAEIPQRGQDALAGLGKRRWPVERAIAWLKQFRRVGVRRDRLAETHEAFVTLACEMIAFGSLPKHGL, from the coding sequence ATGACCAGCCAAGAAGGCTTACCGCTGGAAGTCATTGTCTCGGGAGCCAATGAGCACGATGTCAACTTCATCTTGCCATTGGTGTATCTCGGGTTGCCGCGAGTTGGCGGGCGACCGGGCCGACCACGCGAGTATCCCAACATGGTGCGTGCGGATTGTGGATACACCTCAAAAGACGTTCTGGTTGTTCTTGATGCAACTGGCATCGATGCGGAGATACCGCAGCGTGGGCAAGATGCACTGGCTGGCTTGGGCAAGCGGCGATGGCCTGTCGAGCGAGCGATCGCTTGGCTGAAGCAATTCCGTCGAGTGGGGGTGCGTCGGGATCGACTCGCCGAAACTCATGAAGCATTCGTTACACTGGCCTGTGAGATGATCGCATTCGGAAGCCTACCGAAACACGGGTTGTGA
- a CDS encoding transposase — MSGRLVTDELWNEIEELFPEMKRSSKGGRPPVENRTVFTCLVFMLKTGIGWRDLPTELGASEKTVRRRLKSWTEQGLWTRIFHQLLTRLRSAGRLDLAEVLIDGGFIKAPCGGERSAPTRPTAGVA; from the coding sequence ATGTCAGGTCGTTTGGTCACCGATGAACTTTGGAATGAGATCGAAGAGTTGTTTCCTGAGATGAAGCGATCGAGCAAGGGTGGACGTCCGCCAGTGGAGAACCGAACGGTGTTTACGTGCTTGGTGTTCATGTTGAAAACAGGCATCGGTTGGCGAGACCTGCCCACTGAACTTGGTGCTAGTGAGAAGACCGTTCGCAGACGACTGAAGTCGTGGACCGAACAAGGACTTTGGACAAGGATCTTCCATCAGTTGCTCACACGCCTGCGATCAGCGGGGCGGTTGGATCTAGCCGAAGTGCTCATCGATGGCGGCTTCATCAAGGCACCGTGCGGAGGCGAAAGGTCGGCCCCAACCCGACCGACCGCGGGCGTTGCGTAA
- a CDS encoding Gfo/Idh/MocA family protein encodes MIDLNRRNFLATSSATALAASLPQTRLLASPNDRMKVGFIGVGGRGRRNLETIAATGAVDVAAICDVHDHFLMGAAITHPGAAKFTDFRRLYDSLGDQLDAVVVSTTEHTHAYATMPALKLGKHVYCEKPLAYNIDEVRRVTEAATKAGVVTQMGTQIHAGDNFRRVVELVRSGVIGSVSEVHVWVDRAWGLQSKDDSQRNDDPIFVRQRPNERLPVPKHLDWDLWLGPAPQRPYHPIYTGSTNWYRWWDFGNGTMSDLGSHFNDLPFWALRLDAPKTIEAFGPPPHPEIAPATMRAVYQYEARGDRGPVELNWYQGAVKPDLWNAGEIPHWKSGILFVGSTGMILSDYSKHMLLPENEFAEFVAPEPTIASSIGHHEEWVAACRGEGTTGSPFSYAGPLTEANHLGNVAYRVGKKITWDARNIRCVDCPEADQFIRREPRDGWSL; translated from the coding sequence ATGATCGATCTCAACCGCCGAAATTTTCTTGCTACCTCGTCGGCCACTGCTCTGGCTGCATCGCTTCCTCAGACGCGACTTCTAGCGTCGCCGAACGATCGGATGAAAGTCGGGTTCATCGGAGTCGGTGGCCGCGGACGTCGAAACCTTGAAACAATCGCGGCGACTGGGGCCGTTGATGTGGCGGCGATTTGTGATGTGCATGATCACTTTTTAATGGGCGCGGCAATCACGCATCCCGGCGCGGCCAAGTTCACCGACTTTCGGCGGTTGTATGATTCCCTGGGGGATCAGCTAGACGCGGTTGTCGTCAGCACGACCGAGCATACCCATGCGTATGCCACCATGCCTGCCTTGAAGCTTGGCAAGCATGTGTATTGCGAAAAGCCGCTGGCGTACAACATCGACGAGGTTCGCCGAGTGACCGAGGCGGCGACCAAGGCCGGCGTCGTCACACAGATGGGGACACAGATTCATGCGGGTGACAACTTCCGCCGAGTGGTCGAACTGGTTCGCAGCGGTGTAATCGGCAGTGTTAGCGAAGTTCATGTTTGGGTTGATCGCGCGTGGGGGCTTCAGTCAAAAGATGATTCCCAGCGAAACGACGATCCCATCTTCGTGCGGCAGCGGCCGAACGAGCGATTGCCAGTTCCGAAACATCTTGACTGGGACCTGTGGCTCGGTCCGGCACCCCAGCGTCCCTACCATCCTATCTACACCGGCAGCACAAACTGGTATCGGTGGTGGGATTTTGGCAATGGGACGATGTCCGATCTGGGCAGCCACTTCAACGACCTTCCATTCTGGGCGTTGCGGCTTGATGCACCCAAAACGATCGAGGCGTTCGGACCACCGCCGCATCCGGAGATCGCACCGGCGACCATGAGGGCCGTTTATCAATACGAGGCTCGGGGCGATCGTGGCCCGGTCGAACTGAATTGGTACCAGGGGGCGGTCAAACCGGACTTATGGAACGCCGGAGAGATTCCACATTGGAAAAGTGGAATACTGTTTGTTGGAAGCACGGGAATGATCCTCTCGGATTACAGCAAACACATGCTGCTGCCGGAGAACGAGTTTGCTGAATTTGTTGCTCCCGAGCCGACCATCGCAAGTTCGATCGGCCATCATGAAGAATGGGTGGCTGCGTGCCGGGGCGAAGGAACGACGGGCAGTCCGTTCAGCTATGCCGGGCCGCTGACCGAGGCGAATCATCTTGGCAACGTGGCTTATCGCGTTGGCAAAAAGATCACCTGGGATGCAAGAAATATTCGCTGCGTCGACTGTCCAGAAGCCGATCAATTCATCCGGCGTGAACCGCGAGACGGATGGAGTTTGTAG